The DNA window CGGCCAGCTTGGCGCCGAGCATCACCTGGGTCGCAAGGCGGGCCATCTGGATGTCGCAGACCTTGGAGACGAGCGGGACGGTTCTCGACGCGCGCGGGTTGGCCTCGAGCACGTAGACCGTGTCGTCACAGATCGCATACTGGATGTTCATGAGGCCTATGACGCCGAGTTCGATCGCGATGCGCCGGGTGTACTCCTCGATCGTCTTGATGTGGTGCCCGGGAATCGTCACCGGCGGTATCGCGCATGCCGAGTCGCCCGAGTGCACGCCCGCGTACTCGATGTGCTCCATGACCGCCGGAACGAACGCGTCCGTGCCGTCGGCGATCGCGTCCGCCTCGCACTCGAGCGCGTTCTCGAGGAAGCGGTCGATGAGGATCGGGCGCTCGGAGGTGACACCGGTCGCCGCGGCGACATAGCGCCGGAGCATCGCCTCGTCGTGCACGATCTCCATGCCGCGCCCGCCAAGGACGTAGCTCGGTCGCACCATCACCGGATAGCCGATGCGGTTCGCGGCGGCGAGGGCTTCGTCCAGCGTCGCGGCCATGCCGGCTTCGGGCATGGGGATGTCGAGCCGCTCCATGATCTTGCGGAACCGGTCGCGGTCCTCGGCGAGGTCGATGGTCTCGGGCGACGTGCCGATGATCGGCATGCCCGCCGCCTCGAGTTCCCGGGCGATGTTCAGCGGCGTCTGCCCGCCGAACTGGCAGATGACGCCCTCGGGGCGCTCCTTGGCGTAGATTGCGAGCACGTCCTCGACGGTGAGCGGCTCGAAGTAGAGTTTGTCGCTCGTATCGTAGTCGGTGGAGACCGTCTCGGGGTTGCAGTTCACCATGATGGTCTCGAAGCCCAGGTCGCGCAGTGCGAACGCCGCATGCACGCAGCAGTAGTCGAACTCGATGCCCTGGCCGATGCGGTTGGGACCGCCGCCGAGGACCATGATCCTGCGCTTGTCGCTTACGGGGACCGAGTCCTCGGCGTTGTACGTGGAGTAGTAGTACGCTGCGTCCTCGACGCCGCTTACAGGCACCGGCTGGTAGCCGTGCTTGATGCCGAGGGCGAGGCGCCGTTCGCGCAGCGTCGCCTCGGGGATGCCAAGGAGCTTCGCCAGGTAGGCGTCCGCGAACCCGTCGCGCTTGGCCTGGGCGAGCAACTCGTCGGGCAGGTCGCCGCCCTTGTGGGCGAGCACGCGCTCCTCGAGCTCGACGAGCTCGCGCATCTGCTCGATGAAGTAGGCCTTGATGTGGGTGCGCGCGTGCAGCGTCTCGGTGTCGGCGCCCTTGCGCAGCGCCTCGTACATGATGAACTGGCGCTCGCTCGACGGCTCGGCGAGCATGTCGAGCAGCTCGTCGAGGGTGCGGTCGTTGAAGTCCTTGGCGAAGCCGAGGCCGTGTCTACCGATCTCGAGCGAGCGGATCGACTTGTGCAGCGACTCCTTGTAGGTCTTGCCGATGGACATGACCTCGCCCACCGCGCGCATCTGCGTGCCGAGCTTGTCGATCGAGCCGGGATACTTCTCAAACGCCCAGCGGGCGAACTTCACCACGATGTAGTCGCCGGACGGCGTGTACTTCTCGAGCGTTCCATCGCGCCAGTACGGGATCTCGTCCATGGTCAGGCCCCCGGCGAGCAACGAGCTCACGAGCGCGATCGGGAACCCGGTCGCCTTGCTCGCGAGCGCGCTCGAGCGGCTCGTGCGCGGGTTGATCTCGATGACGCACACGCGGTCGGTCACCGGATCGTGTGCGAACTGCACGTTCGTGCCGCCGATGACTTCGATCGCCTCGACGATCGCGTAGCTGTACCGCTGGAGGCGTTCCTGCAGCTCCGCCGAGATGGTGAGCATCGGCGCGGTGCAGAAGCTGTCGCCGGTGTGCACGCCCATCGCGTCGACGTTCTCGATGAAGCAGACGGTGATCATCTGGTTCTTGGCGTCGCGCACGACCTCGAGTTCGAGCTCTTCCCAGCCAAGGACTGACTCCTCGACGAGGATCTGTCCCACGAAGCTCGCCTGCAGGCCGCGTGCGGCGATGATGCGAAGCTCCTCGACGTTGTAGACGAGCCCGCCACCGGTGCCGCCCATCGTGTACGCGGGCCGGATGACGACCGGGTAGCCGAGATCGGCAGCGATCATCTCGGCGTCCTCGACAGTGGTGGCCGTGGTGGACTGCGGCATCTCGATGCCGAGGCTGTCCATCGTCTGCTTGAAGGCGAGACGGTCCTCGCCGCGCTCGATGGCTCCCGGGCTGACACCGATGATCTTGACGTTGTGCTCGGCGAGCACGCCGGTGCGCTCGAGTTCGCTCGAAAGGTTGAGGCCCGTCTGTCCGCCGAGGTTCGGCAGCAGCGCATCGGGTTTCTCGGCTGCGATGATCTTCGCGATCGTCTCGACGTTGAGCGGCTCGATGTAGGTGGCGTCCGCCATGACCGGATCGGTCATGATCGTGGCCGGGTTGGAGTTCACCAGCACGATCTCGTAGCCCAGCGCACGAAGTGCTTTGCAGGCCTGCGTTCCCGAGTAGTCGAACTCGCATGCCTGGCCGATGATGATCGGCCCGGACCCGATGATGAGCACCTTGTGGACGTCGTCGCGGCGTGGCATGCGAGGCTCCTTCTCCCCAGAGTGGCGTGACGCGGCGCTACGCTCGGCGCACAGGCCGCACGCCGATTCTAGCGGATGTGGCCGAGGGCGCGTGGGTCGGGTTTGGGTCCTTTGGCGGCGCAATCGCTCGCCTCGAAGCCGTAGCGGGTACATAGAAGTCCTATCGACTGAAGGGGAGGTTGCCATGGATAGGATTCGGAGAGCCTCGGTCTTGCTCGTGGCACTGGTTCTTGCGATGACGGTTGCGGTGGCACCGTCGCTCGCTTTGAGTGCGCCAGCCGGTGCCGACGCGTATGCCTACATCGAGCAGCTCGCGGTCATGTCGCGTGTGGCGGGTGCCGCAAGCGAGCTCGGGGCGGCGGGCATGATCGAAGGATGGTTCCAGGACGCCGGGTACTCGACCGGGATGCAGCCGTTCACCTACGTGCGCCACGGCAAGACACGCTACTCGCAGAATGTGGTCGCGTATCTGCCGGCGACCGATGGAGATCCGGATGCGCCGCTGGTGATCGTCGGGGCCCACTATGACTCGGCGGTCGCCGGCAACGGTGCCGACGACAACGGCTCAGGCGTCGGATGCATGGTCGAGATCGCCGAGGAGGTGGCCTCCTACGAACGGGACTACGACATCGTGTTCGTTGCGTTCGGCGCCGAGGAGGTCGGCCTCGAGGGTTCGTTCTACTACGTGAGCCAGATGTCTTCGGCCGACAGGGACCGGACGATCGCGATGATCAACTTCGACTCGCTGATCGTCGGAGACAAGCTCTACATTCACGCCGGGTTCAATAACAAGACCGGGCCGCGCGATGCGATGCTGGAGATCATCGACGACCTCGGGCTGCCGATCGAGGTGCAGCCGGGCCTGAACGAGCACTACCCGACAGGCCTGACGCCCGACTGGTTCAGCGACTACACCGCATTCAACCGGGCCGGCATCCCGATCGTGGCATTCGAATCGACGAACTGGGAGATCGGTGACCTGGACGGATATGTCGAGACGGAGAAGTACGGCTCGTTCTGGCACACCGGCAAGGACAAGCTGAAGACCATCGAGCAGCGCTACCCCGGGCGCCCCATGGCGCGGCTGGCCGCGTATACGACGCTCGTAGAGACCTATCTGGACGAGCTGGGCCCATAGTATGGCTTGAAGCGCTTTCGGCCGAGGAGCTTTCTGCGCGCTGTTTGCATGACCTAGAGAAACGGTCATAATGACCACAGGAACCGGTCAGCCGGCGAAAGCGCAACGCGACCTAGACCTCGAGCCGGGATGGCTCAACGCCGGTCCGGCGGACTTGATGGATCAGGGGCTGCCAGAGGGCTTCGAGGACAGGATGACTCCCAAGCGCTATGGGCCAGATCTCATCATCCACTTCCCGGCGCGTGGGGATCTGATCGCCCTCAAGGTGTATGCCGCTGCCGATACGGGAGTCGGTCGCCATACTCAGGATTTGCACGCGCTTGAACCCGCGGCGGACGAACTGCTGGGTGGCGCCCGATGGGCGCGCACACAGGATCCCTCGGCTGGCTTCAAGACGATGCTCGTTGCGCTTCTGCGGTACATGAACGCGGAGGACGCTGCTGAAGGGCTGCGACATGACCCCTAAGGATCTCCATGGCGCGCTGCTCGACTCGCTACTTGAACTCGCGTGGCGGCAGTGGTCCGCGCTCGGCGTCGCCGGCATTCGAGTGGCATCGGAGTCCGTTGTCGATCCAGAGGCGTTGCTTGTGGCGACGATGTCGATCGGTCGCTGGGACGCGCGATTGTTCGACGAGGTTCTTGACTGGGTCGTGGCCAACAACACGATCGTGGATGCGGCCAGGCTTCGCAGGCTGGCCAGAGACTCAGCCGAGGAGCAACAGCGCCTGGTGGCTGTCGTCTCTCACCTTGCTTCGGAAGGCGAGAAGCGTGTGGGGCTCAAGCGAGTCGAAACCGACCTTATCTCTCGCGAGGAAGGTGTCGACTACGGAACCCAGCCACTGTTTCACTCTTCACGTTCTGTCCCGGAGAACTGGGTTCCCGAGGACGAGGTCTTCGCGGGTGTGGGATTCAGCAGGTCAGCGCCGGAACTTCGCGGGATGTCGCAGCAGCCGGACACATCGAACCCCGCGTGTCTGCGCTTCAAGGCAAGGGCTCTCGTGGGACTCGGCGCTCGTGCGGAGGTGCTGTCGTACCTCTGGACCCACGAATGGGCGCACGGTCGCCTCATTGCACAACGGGGCGCGTACAACCAGTCGCCGGTCGCCGGGTATCTCACTGCCCTGTGCAACGCCCGCCTTGCGGAGAAGCGAGTGGACGGTCGACGCACCGAGTATCGTCTGACCGAGGAGCTGCGTGGACTGGGCACGCCCACGCCGCACTACGTCGCCTGGGACGCCGTGTGGCCGGCTCTCGCGGTGGTCGCCCAAGCGCTGGACTCGACGACATCGCTCTCGGATGAAGCGCTGTGGTCGCGACTAGCGACCTCGCTCGACACAGCACGGAAAGGGCTCGCCGCCGAGGGGTTCGCGGTTCACGTGCCGGACCTGACCGGATGGGCACTGCGCGGACCGAGTGGTCTTGAGGCGATGGTGCGCGAGATCGCTGACCGTGCCCGGGAGCTCGGCGAGTAGACTCTACCTGGCGCCGCCCGTCACGCTGGCGGAGTAGGCTCGCCGTCGTTCGGCTGCTCGGGGTCCTGCTGCGCATCGCCGCCAGCCGGCGCACTCTCCGCACACGGCTCCTCCTTGCGCACGAATCGCCACCCGCGTCCCGACGTGGGCTTGAGATGCACGGCCATGGGCGCCTGCCATCCGCGCTTGATCGCAAGGAGACGGATGGTGACCGTTACGGCCACAGTCACGATGAGCGCGACAGGCTTGACGATGTTCATCCAGCTCACGAGGAACACGTAGAGCGACGAGCCAAGGATAGCCGCCGTGGCCGACAGCGTGCCCGGCCGCATGACCTGCGGCGTCTCGCTGCAGAGCACATCGCGGATCATGCCGCCGCCCACGCTCGTGATCACGCCAAGGAGCACCGCCGGGATCACGGTGAGCCCTGCGCTAAGGGCCTTGTCCGCACCTACGACGGCGAAGAGCCCGAGCGACACCGCGTCCAGGTACAGGAACGGCCGGTGCATGCTCCGGTACGCCGAGGTGAAGAAGAAGCCGAACGCGGCAGCAAGAAGCGCCACGCCAAGGAGCCGGGGGTGCAGGAATGCCGCGATGCCGTGGTTCTGGAGCAGCACGTCGCGCAGCATGCCGCCGCCGAGCGCGTTCACGATTGCGAGGATGAGGATGCCGGTGAGGTCCATGCGACGCTCGTCGGCGTGGACGGCGCCCGAGAGACCACCGACGAATGCCGCGGTGAGCTCGTAGGCGACCGGCACCCTCACGATCATGGCAGTGACGGGCGTGGTGGTGGTGAGCGCCGAGGGCAGGGCGCTCGCGATCACGCTCGGCACGACGGTAGTGATGATGCTCGCCAGCCCGGTGGCTTCGACCGATGGCGCGACAGCCGCAGCTGCGCTGGCCGCGACGGAGGCTGTTGCGAAGAGTGATTCGAACATGCGGGCGATGCACCTCAAGCAGTTGAGCGTCGACCGCTCGCGCGGCCGTGTGGGTTCTTCCCGCAGTATGTGCGCTGCACTCGGTATGTTCCCGAGGACGTGGGTGTCCCGTCACGAAGGGTTGCCGGGGCGTTGCCTGGCCCCGGGGCCCTTCGAGTACGCACACAGAGGGTGGCGAGTGACGGGCAACGGGAGCACAATCTCCTCACAGGTCCGGTCAGCCTCGACGCGATCGCGGCCACCGGCTCGTCGCCCGAAAGGAGTCACCATGAAGGCGAACATACGACTGCCGTTGCTTGCGGCGCTGCTGCTGCTGGCGGCCGTCGTCCTTGGCGGGTGCTCGACGTCCGCCGATCCGACCGTAGTCCAGGGCACGTGGGTTCTCGAGTCCTTCGGGGGGACGGCCGAACTCGTGTCTGCGGACCCGGCAGTCACGACCGAGCTCACGCTGAAGGCGGGCGAGGCCACGGGCAACGGGGGCGTCAACTCGTTCAGTGGGACCTACGAGGTCAAGGACAACGGCATCGATTTCGGCGCGATCGCGGCCACGGCGATGGCCGGTCCTCCGGCAGCCATGGATCAGGAAGCCAAGTTCCTGAAGGCGCTCGATGACACCAGGCACTTCGAGATCAACGAGGACAAGCTCGTGCTCAGCGACCTCGGCAACAACACGGTCGTGGTGATGGTGCCCAGGTAGGTAGACGCAAAAGTGCGAGGCCGCTGCCTCCCTCGAACGAACATTTCACCTTACGGCTTGTGCCCATCCGCGTTCTTCAACGACCTCGCAATTAGGATTATCGCCCAACCCGCGCGCTATGCAACGGGTTTCGGCGAGATTCGTATGACTTCGTGCCGAGCGGTCACTATCGGCGACAGGCGGTCTGAGCTGCGGTTATTATCCACAGTATCCACAATATCCACAGGCACCCGGCGCGATTCGGGCGGCGCTACGCGAGCAGCCGCACCGGGCACTCGGTCACGCGCGCCTGAGCACGGTCGGCTGTCACGAGTTCGCACCCCAGCCGGACCGCGAGCGCCGGGAAGAGCGCATCGTGGATCGTGAGGTCGTAGGCGAGCGCGAGGTCGAGTGCGGTGCTCATGAGTTCCGCGTCAAGCGGGACCGTGAGGATCTCGGCGCCGAAGAGCGTTTCGGGCGCGCGACGGAGATACTCGGCATCGAGCTTCGCGTATCGCAGCCCGTCGATCACCTCCGCCTGCAGGTGCGCGGGAGCGGCCAGAAGGAGGTCTCCTTGGCAATGGGCGGAAAGCAGGTCGAGTGCCTGCTCGACATGCGACTCACCCTCGTTGTTGAACCACTTGTAGGCCACCGAGCTGTCGACCACGAAGAGGGGGAGGCCGGAGGCGCTCACTCGTCGGCCTCGTCGCGGGGTGGGAGCCACGGCTCGGGCATGTCTCGGAAGTGCCGGATGATCGCGGTTCCATCCGTGCCTTTGGGCATGTGTTTGGCGACTTCTCGCATACCCTCGATCGCCTTGCCGATGCGCTCCGCCCGCTCGGCGCGTGCTTGTTCGGCATCGAGTTCGGCCACGTAGCGGGCGGCCGCTTCCTGGATGAAGCCGCTCCGGGTGGTGCCGGTCTCGGCCGCTCTGCGGTCGATTTCTTGGAGCAGCGCGTCGGGCACGGATATCGTGGTCTTGGCCATCGGTTTCACCTCGGGTATGACTCGTGGTGGTATCGATGGTAGTACCCGAGTGTGTGTGGGTCAAGCGCGCCTACCGCATTCCCGGATGGCGTCCTCTTCCGGCAATCATTGCCCACGCCAGGGGCAGCAGCGAGCCACCCATCAGGAGCTTGCCGAACCCTGGGTCCTTGCCAAACAGAATCGCGCCGGCGACGAGCATCGCCGCGAAGACGATCGCGGCCGTCAGGCGACCGACCGCCCGCTCGACACCGCGCACCCGCATGTTGAGGAGCGGGGTCTGCACGCTGAGGTCGCCGCGCTCGATCGTTGTCAGCACGCGGTCGGCGCGGGCCGGCAGGCCGATGAGTGTCTTGCCGATATTTGTGGCCTCGGCGAGGATCGTGTCCCACGTCGACCCGTTGTCGTCGTCGGAAACGAGCTTGGACGCGTAGGGCGCGATCGACGACCACAGGTTGAACTCCGGATCGAGTCCGGTGCACATGCCGGAAAGGATCGCTACGGAGCGCCCCAGCAGCAGCAGGTTCTCGGGCAGCTGGAAGGGGAGGTTCAGCATCAGCTCGCGGAACTGCAGGCCAAAGCTCATCATCTCGGCGTGATCGATCTCGCGCAGCTCGCTCATGCTCATGCCGCCAAAGCGGTCGAACACCTGCATGCTCGCCATCTCGATGAGCTGGAGGTCGGCCGAGGGAAGCAGCACGCCAAGGGTCTTGAAGCTGCGAACGAGCCGCGTGCCGTCTTGCAGACCGATTGCGATGACGGCCTCGCGCAGGCCTTCGCGCAGGTTCTCGGGCACGTGTCCCACCATGCCGAAGTCGATGAAGGTGAGCTTCCAGGCGGGGGATCCGGCCGCGGGGGTGCCGCTGGCGTCGGTGGCGGGCGCGGCGGCGTCGGCGCCGTCGATGGGCGTGACGAAGAGGTTGCCCGGGTGGGGGTCGGCGTGGAAGAAGCCGTCTTCGAAGATCTGCTGCAGGTAGGTGTCGAGCAGCACTTGCGCGACATCACCGCGGTCGATCCCGGCCGCGGTGATGGCCTCGTAGTCGCCGAGCTTGATCGCGAAGACGT is part of the Actinomycetota bacterium genome and encodes:
- the carB gene encoding carbamoyl-phosphate synthase large subunit; amino-acid sequence: MPRRDDVHKVLIIGSGPIIIGQACEFDYSGTQACKALRALGYEIVLVNSNPATIMTDPVMADATYIEPLNVETIAKIIAAEKPDALLPNLGGQTGLNLSSELERTGVLAEHNVKIIGVSPGAIERGEDRLAFKQTMDSLGIEMPQSTTATTVEDAEMIAADLGYPVVIRPAYTMGGTGGGLVYNVEELRIIAARGLQASFVGQILVEESVLGWEELELEVVRDAKNQMITVCFIENVDAMGVHTGDSFCTAPMLTISAELQERLQRYSYAIVEAIEVIGGTNVQFAHDPVTDRVCVIEINPRTSRSSALASKATGFPIALVSSLLAGGLTMDEIPYWRDGTLEKYTPSGDYIVVKFARWAFEKYPGSIDKLGTQMRAVGEVMSIGKTYKESLHKSIRSLEIGRHGLGFAKDFNDRTLDELLDMLAEPSSERQFIMYEALRKGADTETLHARTHIKAYFIEQMRELVELEERVLAHKGGDLPDELLAQAKRDGFADAYLAKLLGIPEATLRERRLALGIKHGYQPVPVSGVEDAAYYYSTYNAEDSVPVSDKRRIMVLGGGPNRIGQGIEFDYCCVHAAFALRDLGFETIMVNCNPETVSTDYDTSDKLYFEPLTVEDVLAIYAKERPEGVICQFGGQTPLNIARELEAAGMPIIGTSPETIDLAEDRDRFRKIMERLDIPMPEAGMAATLDEALAAANRIGYPVMVRPSYVLGGRGMEIVHDEAMLRRYVAAATGVTSERPILIDRFLENALECEADAIADGTDAFVPAVMEHIEYAGVHSGDSACAIPPVTIPGHHIKTIEEYTRRIAIELGVIGLMNIQYAICDDTVYVLEANPRASRTVPLVSKVCDIQMARLATQVMLGAKLADLELTHRDVPHFGVKEAVFPFNMFPEVDPLLGPEMRSTGEVLGMASSFGLAFDKAQEATGQQLPAEGTVLITVAERDRDKILLAAADLRRLGFRIVATAGTHAFLAENGIDSEPILKLHEGRPNIEDAIKNGEIQLVVNTPAGKSSEFDDSYIRKAAIRGKVPYITTTSAATAAAKGMLARRESQEGVRSLQSYHAQIG
- a CDS encoding M28 family peptidase, giving the protein MDRIRRASVLLVALVLAMTVAVAPSLALSAPAGADAYAYIEQLAVMSRVAGAASELGAAGMIEGWFQDAGYSTGMQPFTYVRHGKTRYSQNVVAYLPATDGDPDAPLVIVGAHYDSAVAGNGADDNGSGVGCMVEIAEEVASYERDYDIVFVAFGAEEVGLEGSFYYVSQMSSADRDRTIAMINFDSLIVGDKLYIHAGFNNKTGPRDAMLEIIDDLGLPIEVQPGLNEHYPTGLTPDWFSDYTAFNRAGIPIVAFESTNWEIGDLDGYVETEKYGSFWHTGKDKLKTIEQRYPGRPMARLAAYTTLVETYLDELGP
- a CDS encoding trimeric intracellular cation channel family protein, which codes for MFESLFATASVAASAAAAVAPSVEATGLASIITTVVPSVIASALPSALTTTTPVTAMIVRVPVAYELTAAFVGGLSGAVHADERRMDLTGILILAIVNALGGGMLRDVLLQNHGIAAFLHPRLLGVALLAAAFGFFFTSAYRSMHRPFLYLDAVSLGLFAVVGADKALSAGLTVIPAVLLGVITSVGGGMIRDVLCSETPQVMRPGTLSATAAILGSSLYVFLVSWMNIVKPVALIVTVAVTVTIRLLAIKRGWQAPMAVHLKPTSGRGWRFVRKEEPCAESAPAGGDAQQDPEQPNDGEPTPPA
- a CDS encoding META domain-containing protein, coding for MKANIRLPLLAALLLLAAVVLGGCSTSADPTVVQGTWVLESFGGTAELVSADPAVTTELTLKAGEATGNGGVNSFSGTYEVKDNGIDFGAIAATAMAGPPAAMDQEAKFLKALDDTRHFEINEDKLVLSDLGNNTVVVMVPR
- a CDS encoding type II toxin-antitoxin system VapC family toxin — encoded protein: MSASGLPLFVVDSSVAYKWFNNEGESHVEQALDLLSAHCQGDLLLAAPAHLQAEVIDGLRYAKLDAEYLRRAPETLFGAEILTVPLDAELMSTALDLALAYDLTIHDALFPALAVRLGCELVTADRAQARVTECPVRLLA
- a CDS encoding ribbon-helix-helix domain-containing protein, which translates into the protein MAKTTISVPDALLQEIDRRAAETGTTRSGFIQEAAARYVAELDAEQARAERAERIGKAIEGMREVAKHMPKGTDGTAIIRHFRDMPEPWLPPRDEADE
- a CDS encoding AarF/UbiB family protein, whose protein sequence is MKASQLRARYWRIVFFFGRIVLGFIFWEIFARRIGLGGVARRNRSERNRRAAVRFRALAIRMGGLMIKVGQFLSARLDVLPPEITDELSGLQDEVPPEEFAAIRALAEAELGRPLSESYASFDETPMAAASLGQVHRACLCEADATEMGFAEVVVKVQRPHIEQIVEVDLAAIRRVGGWLQRYKPISDRANVSALVEEFATTTRAEIDYLAEASNAEVFAENFEHNPRTHVPLVAWERTTRRVLTLEDVFAIKLGDYEAITAAGIDRGDVAQVLLDTYLQQIFEDGFFHADPHPGNLFVTPIDGADAAAPATDASGTPAAGSPAWKLTFIDFGMVGHVPENLREGLREAVIAIGLQDGTRLVRSFKTLGVLLPSADLQLIEMASMQVFDRFGGMSMSELREIDHAEMMSFGLQFRELMLNLPFQLPENLLLLGRSVAILSGMCTGLDPEFNLWSSIAPYASKLVSDDDNGSTWDTILAEATNIGKTLIGLPARADRVLTTIERGDLSVQTPLLNMRVRGVERAVGRLTAAIVFAAMLVAGAILFGKDPGFGKLLMGGSLLPLAWAMIAGRGRHPGMR